In the Streptomyces sp. BHT-5-2 genome, one interval contains:
- the scy gene encoding polarized growth protein Scy, whose product MRGNERQERQWAEADHLSQFEAEMERLKTERDKAVQHADDLGYQVEVLRAKLHEARRNLASRPAYDNLSHQAEQLLRNAQIQADQLRSDAERELREARAQTQRLLQESAERQARMEADLHAEAVSRRQRLDEELNERRQTVESHVNENVAWAEQLRARTESQARRLMEESRAEAEQALSAARAEAQRLADRARERLGTAAEEARAEAESILRRARTDAERLLNAASNQAQEATDQAEQLRSAAGSEAEEARRQAAELTRAAEERVREADGALREARAEAEKLLEEAQQSAGKRLSAAESENEQRARTAKAEVARLVAEATKEAEALKAEAEQLRADARAESERLLSEAQESARSKAAEDSAAQLAKAARSAEEMVSKASEDAKATTKAAVEEAERLRREAEAEADRLREEAHDTAEQLKGAAKNDTKEYRAKTAELQEEARRLRGEAEQLRADAVAEGERIRGEARREAVAQIEEAAGTAEELLSKAKSDAEETRSGAVAESERVRTEAIERAAALRRQAEEALERARDEAEQLLLEGTQAAEELTGEAEKSAAKLRAEAEEAAEERRAEAQAELDRLRAEAEEKVAAAEESLREARSEAERLRRETQEEAARLKAEAAERRRSLQQQAEEEAERLREEAAGDASAARAEAEAAATRLRSEAAAEAERLRAEAQETADRVRAEAAAAAERTGAEAAEALAEAQEEAARRRREAEQLLAEAREEAHQERTAAREQSEELLASARTRVGEAQAEAERLVEEADRRAAELVAAAEQTAQQVRDAVAGLHEQANEEIAGLRSAAEHVAERTRTEAQEEADRVRADAYAERERASEDASRVRREAQEATEAAKSLAERTVSEAIEEGERLRSEAAGVLDEARRDANAARSEAAEQADRLVTEATAQAEELVAEATAKAEKLVGDATAKAQQLRTDASDALASAEQDAARARAEARGDANRMRSEAAERSERLLGEARAEAERIVTEAAELTSSAQDDADRAVREGQEAAERLRAEGEQRAQRMVAEATEAAERLRAEAAEALESARAEAERTGDEARAAANRTRAEAAAQADELVAEAAGEAERLRSEAAERTAEAERAADRARADAREQADRMVATATAEADRLRAEAAETVAAAQEHATRTRAESAQVRADAEEAAELARAEAQEEADRLLDEAREDAAKRRSDAAEQADQLMAKAQEEALKTATGAEEQADAMVGAARKEADRIVVEATSEGNARVEKARTDADTLLGEARRDATAIRERGEELRVRVEAEVEELHERARRESSEAMKNAGERVDKLIEQATAQQVEAEEKADKLMADANSEASKVRIAAVKKAEGLIKEAENKKAEAVRDAERMRVEAKEEAARIVAEGKRELELLARRQQDINTEISRVQDVLEALESFEVPAQGGEGKGGAVKAAAGAGTTRSSGKQSEG is encoded by the coding sequence GTGCGGGGCAACGAGCGCCAGGAGCGTCAGTGGGCTGAGGCCGACCACCTCTCGCAGTTCGAAGCCGAGATGGAGCGGCTGAAGACCGAGCGGGACAAGGCCGTCCAGCACGCCGACGACCTCGGGTACCAGGTCGAGGTGCTGCGCGCCAAGCTCCACGAGGCGCGCCGCAACCTCGCCTCTCGGCCTGCCTACGACAATCTCAGTCACCAGGCCGAACAACTGCTGCGCAATGCGCAGATCCAGGCCGACCAGCTGCGCTCGGACGCCGAGCGGGAGCTGCGCGAGGCGCGGGCGCAGACGCAGCGGCTGCTGCAGGAGTCCGCCGAGCGGCAGGCCCGGATGGAGGCCGACCTGCATGCCGAGGCGGTCAGCCGTCGGCAGCGGTTGGACGAGGAACTCAACGAGCGCCGGCAGACGGTCGAGTCGCACGTCAACGAGAACGTGGCGTGGGCGGAGCAGTTGCGGGCCCGTACGGAGTCCCAGGCGCGGCGTCTGATGGAGGAGTCGCGGGCGGAGGCCGAGCAGGCGCTGTCGGCGGCGCGTGCCGAGGCGCAGCGGCTGGCGGATCGGGCGCGGGAGCGGCTGGGGACGGCTGCGGAGGAGGCTCGTGCCGAGGCCGAGTCGATCCTGCGTCGGGCACGTACGGATGCCGAGCGGCTGCTGAACGCCGCGTCGAACCAGGCGCAGGAGGCCACGGACCAGGCGGAGCAGTTGCGCTCGGCGGCGGGTTCGGAGGCGGAGGAGGCGCGCCGGCAGGCGGCCGAGTTGACGCGGGCCGCCGAGGAGCGGGTGCGGGAGGCCGACGGCGCGCTGCGGGAGGCGCGGGCCGAGGCGGAGAAGCTGCTGGAGGAGGCTCAGCAGTCGGCCGGGAAGCGGCTGTCGGCGGCGGAGTCGGAGAACGAGCAGCGCGCGCGGACCGCCAAGGCGGAGGTGGCGCGGCTGGTGGCCGAGGCCACCAAGGAGGCCGAGGCGCTGAAGGCGGAGGCCGAGCAGCTGCGGGCGGATGCCCGGGCGGAGTCGGAGCGGCTGCTTTCGGAGGCGCAGGAGTCGGCGCGGTCGAAGGCGGCGGAGGATTCCGCGGCGCAGTTGGCGAAGGCCGCGCGGTCGGCCGAGGAGATGGTGTCGAAGGCGTCGGAGGACGCCAAGGCCACGACGAAGGCGGCCGTCGAGGAGGCGGAGCGGCTGCGGCGGGAGGCCGAGGCGGAGGCCGACCGGCTGCGCGAGGAGGCGCACGACACCGCCGAGCAGTTGAAGGGCGCGGCGAAGAACGACACCAAGGAGTACCGCGCCAAGACCGCCGAGCTCCAGGAGGAGGCGCGGCGGCTGCGCGGTGAGGCGGAGCAGCTGCGGGCGGATGCGGTCGCCGAGGGCGAGCGGATCCGTGGTGAGGCGCGCCGGGAGGCCGTTGCGCAGATCGAGGAGGCGGCGGGGACCGCCGAGGAGCTGCTGTCGAAGGCCAAGTCGGATGCGGAGGAGACCCGTTCGGGTGCGGTCGCGGAGAGCGAGCGGGTGCGGACGGAGGCCATCGAGCGGGCGGCGGCGCTGCGGCGGCAGGCCGAGGAGGCGCTGGAGCGGGCTCGTGACGAGGCCGAGCAGTTGCTGCTGGAGGGCACGCAGGCCGCCGAGGAGTTGACGGGCGAGGCGGAGAAGAGCGCGGCGAAGCTGCGGGCCGAGGCCGAGGAGGCCGCCGAGGAGCGGCGGGCGGAGGCGCAGGCGGAGCTGGATCGGCTGCGGGCCGAGGCCGAGGAGAAGGTGGCGGCGGCGGAGGAGTCGCTGCGGGAGGCGCGTTCCGAGGCGGAGCGGCTGCGGCGGGAGACGCAGGAGGAGGCGGCCCGGCTCAAGGCGGAGGCCGCGGAGCGGCGTCGGTCGTTGCAGCAGCAGGCCGAGGAGGAGGCCGAGCGGCTGCGCGAGGAGGCGGCCGGGGATGCGTCGGCGGCGCGTGCGGAGGCCGAGGCGGCGGCGACGCGGCTGCGGAGCGAGGCCGCGGCGGAGGCCGAGCGGCTGAGGGCGGAGGCGCAGGAGACCGCGGACCGGGTGCGTGCGGAGGCGGCGGCTGCCGCGGAGCGTACGGGCGCGGAGGCGGCGGAGGCGCTGGCCGAGGCGCAGGAGGAGGCGGCGCGGCGGCGTCGGGAGGCCGAGCAGCTGCTGGCGGAGGCGCGCGAGGAGGCGCACCAGGAGCGGACGGCGGCGCGGGAGCAGAGCGAGGAGTTGCTGGCGTCGGCCCGTACGCGGGTGGGCGAGGCGCAGGCGGAGGCCGAGCGGCTGGTCGAGGAGGCGGACCGGCGGGCGGCGGAGCTGGTGGCGGCGGCGGAGCAGACCGCGCAGCAGGTGCGGGATGCGGTCGCGGGGCTGCACGAGCAGGCCAACGAGGAGATCGCGGGGCTGCGTTCGGCTGCGGAGCATGTCGCGGAGCGGACGCGGACCGAGGCGCAGGAGGAGGCGGACCGGGTCCGCGCGGACGCCTACGCGGAGCGGGAGCGTGCTTCGGAGGACGCGTCGCGGGTGCGTCGGGAGGCGCAGGAGGCGACGGAGGCCGCCAAGTCGCTTGCCGAGCGGACGGTTTCGGAGGCCATCGAGGAGGGCGAGCGGCTGCGGTCGGAGGCGGCCGGGGTGCTCGACGAGGCGCGCCGGGACGCCAACGCGGCGCGGTCGGAGGCCGCGGAGCAGGCCGACCGTCTGGTGACGGAGGCGACGGCACAGGCCGAGGAGCTGGTCGCGGAGGCCACCGCGAAGGCCGAGAAGCTGGTCGGGGACGCCACGGCGAAGGCGCAGCAGCTGCGTACGGACGCGTCGGATGCGTTGGCGTCGGCGGAGCAGGACGCGGCGCGGGCGCGGGCCGAGGCGCGGGGCGACGCGAACCGGATGCGGTCGGAGGCGGCGGAGCGGTCCGAGCGGCTGTTGGGCGAGGCCCGTGCGGAGGCGGAACGGATCGTCACCGAGGCGGCGGAGCTGACGTCTTCGGCGCAGGACGATGCGGATCGTGCGGTCCGGGAGGGCCAGGAGGCCGCGGAGCGGCTGCGGGCCGAGGGCGAGCAGCGGGCGCAGCGGATGGTGGCGGAGGCCACCGAGGCGGCGGAGCGGCTGCGGGCCGAGGCGGCCGAGGCGCTGGAGAGTGCCCGGGCGGAGGCCGAGCGGACGGGCGACGAGGCGCGTGCGGCGGCGAACCGGACGCGGGCCGAGGCGGCGGCGCAGGCCGACGAGTTGGTGGCGGAGGCGGCCGGCGAGGCGGAGCGGCTGCGGTCGGAGGCGGCGGAGCGGACCGCGGAGGCCGAGCGGGCGGCGGACCGTGCCCGGGCCGATGCCCGTGAGCAGGCGGACCGGATGGTCGCGACGGCGACGGCGGAGGCCGATCGGCTGCGGGCCGAGGCGGCGGAGACGGTGGCGGCGGCGCAGGAGCATGCGACGCGGACGCGTGCGGAGTCGGCGCAGGTCCGTGCGGATGCGGAGGAGGCCGCCGAGCTGGCCCGTGCCGAGGCGCAGGAGGAGGCGGACCGGCTGCTGGACGAGGCGCGCGAGGATGCCGCGAAGCGGCGGAGCGACGCGGCGGAGCAGGCGGACCAGTTGATGGCCAAGGCGCAGGAGGAGGCGCTGAAGACGGCGACCGGCGCGGAGGAGCAGGCCGACGCGATGGTCGGGGCGGCGCGCAAGGAGGCCGACCGGATCGTCGTGGAGGCCACGTCCGAGGGCAACGCGCGGGTGGAGAAGGCCCGTACGGATGCGGACACGCTGCTGGGCGAGGCGCGCCGGGACGCGACGGCCATAAGGGAGCGCGGCGAGGAGCTGCGGGTCCGGGTCGAGGCCGAGGTCGAGGAGCTGCACGAGCGGGCGCGCCGGGAGTCGTCGGAGGCGATGAAGAACGCCGGCGAGCGGGTGGACAAGCTGATCGAGCAGGCGACGGCGCAGCAGGTGGAGGCCGAGGAGAAGGCCGACAAGTTGATGGCGGACGCCAACAGCGAGGCGAGCAAGGTCCGGATCGCGGCGGTGAAGAAGGCCGAGGGCCTGATCAAGGAGGCCGAGAACAAGAAGGCCGAGGCGGTGCGCGACGCGGAGCGGATGCGGGTCGAGGCGAAGGAGGAGGCCGCGCGGATCGTGGCGGAGGGCAAGCGGGAGCTGGAGTTGCTGGCCCGTCGTCAGCAGGACATCAACACCGAGATCTCCCGTGTCCAGGACGTGCTGGAGGCGTTGGAGTCGTTCGAGGTGCCTGCGCAGGGCGGAGAGGGAAAGGGCGGGGCGGTGAAGGCCGCCGCGGGCGCCGGGACAACTCGTTCGAGTGGCAAGCAGTCTGAAGGGTAG
- a CDS encoding ABC transporter permease: MAVVGQVLRSEWTKIRSVRSTVWTLGVAVAVTLVVGVLICTLARKDFDSMPDARRVAFDPTNVSFAGMGLGQLAMIVFGVLVVSNEYSTGMIRASLSAVPRRGVFLFCKLTVATALVLAVGMVTSFATFFVGQAALGEHRAYLGDPGVLRAVVGGGLYMTMMALFSMAVATMLRSPMLSLGILMPFFFLVSNILGNVSATRKVGRYLPDQAGSRIMQVVPQVGDDAPYGPWGGFAIMVGWTVAALLVGCLLLNRRDA, encoded by the coding sequence ATGGCGGTGGTCGGGCAGGTCCTGCGGTCGGAGTGGACGAAGATCCGGTCGGTGCGGTCGACGGTGTGGACGCTGGGCGTGGCGGTGGCGGTGACGCTCGTGGTGGGCGTGCTGATCTGCACGCTGGCCCGGAAGGACTTCGACTCGATGCCGGACGCGCGGAGGGTCGCCTTCGATCCGACGAACGTCAGCTTCGCCGGGATGGGGCTGGGGCAGCTGGCGATGATCGTGTTCGGGGTGCTGGTGGTGTCGAACGAGTACAGCACCGGGATGATCCGGGCGTCGCTGTCGGCGGTGCCGCGGCGCGGGGTGTTCCTCTTCTGCAAGCTGACGGTGGCCACCGCGCTGGTCCTGGCGGTCGGGATGGTGACGAGCTTCGCGACGTTCTTCGTGGGGCAGGCGGCGCTGGGCGAGCACCGGGCGTACCTGGGTGATCCGGGGGTGCTGCGGGCGGTGGTGGGCGGCGGGCTGTACATGACGATGATGGCGTTGTTCTCGATGGCGGTGGCCACGATGCTGCGCAGTCCGATGTTGTCGCTCGGCATCCTGATGCCGTTCTTCTTCCTGGTGTCCAACATCCTCGGGAACGTCTCGGCGACCCGGAAGGTCGGCCGTTATCTCCCGGACCAGGCGGGTTCGCGGATCATGCAGGTGGTGCCGCAGGTCGGGGACGATGCGCCGTACGGGCCGTGGGGCGGTTTCGCGATCATGGTGGGGTGGACGGTGGCCGCGTTGCTGGTGGGCTGCCTGTTGTTGAACCGGCGGGACGCCTGA
- a CDS encoding cellulose-binding protein, with product MSDTSSPFGFELVRRGYDRGQVDDRITKLVADRDSALARITSLEKRIEELHLETQNAQAQVTDAEPSYAGLGARVEKILRLAEEEAKELREEARRAAEQHRELAESAAQQVRNDAEQFAVERKAKAEDEGARIVEKAKGEASTLRAEAQKDAQSKREEADALFEETRAKAAQAAADFETNLAKRREQSERDLASRQAKAEKRLAEIEHRAEQLRLEAEKLRTDAERRARQTVETAQRQAEDIVADANAKADRIRSESERELAALTNRRDSINAQLTNVREMLATLTGAAVAAAGAPGDEESVTRGVPAQQSR from the coding sequence ATGAGCGACACTTCCTCCCCCTTCGGCTTCGAGCTCGTGCGGCGTGGGTACGACCGCGGTCAGGTGGATGACCGCATTACGAAACTGGTCGCGGACCGCGACAGTGCGCTGGCCCGTATCACCTCGCTGGAGAAGCGCATCGAGGAGCTGCACCTCGAGACGCAGAACGCCCAGGCTCAGGTCACCGACGCCGAACCCTCCTACGCGGGCCTCGGGGCGCGCGTGGAGAAGATCCTCCGCCTGGCGGAGGAGGAGGCCAAGGAGCTGCGCGAGGAGGCCCGGCGGGCCGCCGAGCAGCACCGCGAGCTGGCCGAGTCGGCCGCCCAGCAGGTCCGTAACGACGCCGAGCAGTTCGCCGTGGAGCGGAAGGCGAAGGCGGAGGACGAGGGTGCCCGGATCGTCGAGAAGGCGAAGGGCGAGGCGTCCACGCTGCGCGCCGAGGCGCAGAAGGACGCCCAGTCCAAGCGTGAGGAGGCGGACGCCCTCTTCGAGGAGACCCGCGCCAAGGCCGCGCAGGCCGCCGCGGACTTCGAGACGAATCTGGCGAAGCGTCGCGAGCAGTCCGAGCGGGATCTGGCCTCGCGTCAGGCGAAGGCGGAGAAGCGGCTGGCGGAGATCGAGCACCGGGCGGAGCAGCTGCGTCTGGAGGCGGAGAAGCTGCGGACGGACGCGGAGCGTCGGGCCCGGCAGACGGTGGAGACCGCGCAGCGGCAGGCCGAGGACATCGTGGCGGACGCCAACGCCAAGGCCGACCGGATCCGCAGCGAATCGGAGCGCGAGCTGGCGGCGCTCACCAACCGCCGCGACTCGATCAACGCGCAGCTGACCAACGTCCGGGAGATGCTGGCGACGCTGACGGGTGCGGCGGTGGCCGCGGCCGGTGCGCCGGGCGACGAGGAGTCGGTGACCCGCGGGGTGCCGGCCCAGCAGAGCCGCTGA
- the mce gene encoding methylmalonyl-CoA epimerase, whose protein sequence is MLTRIDHIGIACFDLDRTVEFYRATYGFEVFHTEVNEEQGVREAMLKINETSDGGASYLQLLEPTREDSAVGKWLAKNGEGVHHIAFGTADVDGDSEAVRGKGVRVLYDEPRRGSMGSRITFLHPKDCHGVLTELVTAAPPDATDH, encoded by the coding sequence ATGCTGACGCGAATCGACCACATCGGGATCGCCTGTTTCGACCTCGACCGGACCGTCGAGTTCTACCGTGCCACGTATGGCTTCGAGGTGTTCCACACCGAGGTCAACGAGGAGCAGGGAGTCCGCGAGGCGATGCTCAAAATCAACGAGACGTCGGACGGCGGCGCCTCGTACCTCCAGTTGCTGGAGCCGACCCGGGAGGACTCCGCGGTGGGCAAGTGGCTGGCCAAGAACGGCGAGGGGGTGCACCACATCGCGTTCGGCACGGCGGACGTGGACGGTGACTCCGAAGCCGTGCGCGGCAAGGGTGTCCGGGTGCTCTACGACGAGCCGCGGCGCGGTTCGATGGGGTCGCGGATCACCTTCCTGCACCCCAAGGACTGCCATGGTGTGCTGACCGAACTCGTCACCGCGGCGCCTCCGGACGCGACTGACCACTGA
- a CDS encoding ABC transporter ATP-binding protein, with product MIELAGLTKHYGDTVAVDGLTFTVRPGIVTGFLGPNGAGKSTTMRMVLGLDNPTAGSVRIEGRRYRELRNPLTCVGALLDARAMHGGRSAVNHLRCLAQSNGLPPSRVAEVLHLVGLTSVARRRSKGFSLGMGQRLGIAAALLGDPRILMFDEPVNGLDPEGIQWIRNLMKTLAAQGRTVFVSSHLMSEMALTAEHLVVIGQGRLLADTSMAEFIRENSRSYVRLRCPERERLLDVLYGEGVRAVAGPEGAVEVDGVPAERLGELAAAHRLVLHELSPQQASLEEAFMQLTAGAVQYHAHRAGPGGPGGVRPGGGPARPAVPQGAFSGGPPPGGRGQGWQRRRS from the coding sequence ATGATCGAGTTGGCGGGGCTGACGAAGCACTACGGCGACACGGTCGCGGTGGACGGGCTGACGTTCACCGTGCGGCCGGGTATCGTCACCGGCTTTCTCGGCCCCAATGGTGCGGGGAAGTCCACCACCATGCGGATGGTGCTCGGTCTGGACAATCCGACGGCCGGTTCGGTGCGGATCGAGGGCCGGCGCTACCGGGAGTTGCGGAATCCGCTGACGTGCGTGGGGGCGTTGCTGGACGCCCGGGCGATGCACGGTGGCCGGAGTGCGGTGAACCATCTGCGGTGTCTGGCGCAGAGCAACGGCCTGCCGCCGTCGCGGGTGGCGGAGGTGCTGCATCTGGTGGGGTTGACGTCGGTGGCGCGGCGGCGGTCGAAGGGGTTCTCGCTGGGGATGGGGCAGCGGTTGGGGATCGCGGCGGCGCTGCTCGGCGATCCGCGGATCCTGATGTTCGACGAGCCGGTCAACGGGCTGGATCCGGAGGGCATCCAGTGGATCCGGAATCTGATGAAGACGCTCGCCGCGCAGGGGCGGACGGTGTTCGTGTCGTCGCATCTGATGAGCGAGATGGCGTTGACGGCGGAGCATCTGGTGGTGATCGGGCAGGGGCGGCTGTTGGCGGACACGTCGATGGCGGAGTTCATCCGGGAGAACTCGCGGTCGTATGTGCGGCTGCGGTGTCCGGAGCGGGAGCGGTTGCTGGATGTGCTGTACGGGGAGGGCGTCCGGGCGGTGGCGGGGCCGGAGGGCGCGGTGGAGGTGGACGGGGTGCCGGCGGAGCGGCTGGGTGAGCTGGCGGCCGCGCATCGGCTGGTGTTGCACGAGCTGAGTCCGCAACAGGCGTCGTTGGAGGAGGCGTTCATGCAGTTGACGGCGGGGGCGGTGCAGTACCACGCGCATCGGGCCGGGCCGGGCGGGCCGGGCGGGGTGCGGCCGGGCGGGGGGCCGGCGCGGCCGGCGGTGCCGCAGGGGGCGTTCTCGGGTGGGCCGCCGCCGGGCGGTCGGGGGCAGGGCTGGCAGCGGAGGAGGAGCTGA